Genomic DNA from uncultured Methanospirillum sp.:
AAAGCCCGCAGGCACCCTCTATCTAGCGTATCTTAACGGTTTCATACTCCATTGGTTTCACCACTATGATATCATCCAGAAAACGGGAAAAGGGATGATCTGCAATTCATTTTTTTATGAAATGAAAGGAAATGAATACATATGCCATCTCACGGGAACATTCAGGTTCCCTTTCAGGATGTGATAATATGGTAACCGCCCGGTGTTGTCCTGCTGATTGTGCTCTCCGGGAAGACTGGGAGGATGAACTGAACCAGGTGAAATCTGCTCTGGAAGATGAATCCGTTCTCCGAATGGAGCGGATGCTCAAGGTAATCAGCCATCCGCTCAGGCTGAAGATCCTCCTCATGCTGAGTAATCGTGATCAGTGTGTCTGTGAATTTATCTGGATCTTTAAAGAACCATCCACCCTGATCTCCAACCACCTGAAGATCCTCAAAGATGCCGGAATCATTGAGACCTACTACCGGTCAAATCATAAGATTTACCGGTTCAAAGAAGATGCGGACCGGACGATTGTTACGTTCCTCCATCAACAGTGGAAGAAGAATACTAAACAACCATAAGCGGTGTCCCTATGAAAC
This window encodes:
- a CDS encoding metalloregulator ArsR/SmtB family transcription factor, encoding MNTYAISREHSGSLSGCDNMVTARCCPADCALREDWEDELNQVKSALEDESVLRMERMLKVISHPLRLKILLMLSNRDQCVCEFIWIFKEPSTLISNHLKILKDAGIIETYYRSNHKIYRFKEDADRTIVTFLHQQWKKNTKQP